A window of Streptomyces sp. NBC_01241 genomic DNA:
TGCGCGGTCCGGTGGGGCCGTCCTCGGTGTAGGGCTTCTCGCCGTCCCCGGCGAACACGTAGTCGGTGGAGACCTGGAGGAGGACGGCACCGTGTTCGCGGCAGGCCGCGGCGAGGACGCCGGGGCCGGTGCCGTTGACCCGCAGCGCGGCCTCCTCCTGGGACTCGGCGTCGTCGACGGCAGTCCAGGCGGCGCAGTTCACCACGACGGCGGGGCGGTGCGCGTCGAAGCCGGCGCGCACCGAATCGGGGTCCGCGATGTCCATGGCCGCGCGGTCCGCAGCGACCACGGTGACGTCCTCACCGGCGAGCCGGGCCAGGACGTCCCGGCCCAGCATCCCCGCGGCTCCGGTGACCAGATAGACGGCGCTCACAGGGCGGCCCGGTCCTTCAGCGGCTCCCACCAGGCGCGGTTGTCGCGGTACCACTGCACGGTCTGGGCGAGGCCGGTGCGGAAGTCCGTGCGGGGCTCGTAACCGAGCTCCTCGCGGATCTTGGTGCAGTCGACGGAGTAGCGGCGATCGTGGCCCTTGCGGTCCTCGACGTAGGTGACGCTGGTGTCCCAGTCGGCGCCGCAGGCATCCAGCAGCAGGCCGGTGAGCTCCTTGTTGGAGAGCTCGGTGCCGCCGCCGATGTTGTAGACCTCGCCGGCCCGGCCCTTCGTGCGGACCAGTTCGATGCCCTGGACGTGGTCGTCGATGTGGAGCCAGTCGCGGACGTTGGCGCCGTCGCCGTACAGCGGGACCGTCTTGCCGTCCAGCAGATTGGTGACGAAGAGCGGGATGACCTTCTCGGGGAAGTGGTGGTGCCCGTAGTTGTTGGAGCAGCGGGTCACCCGCACGTCGAGGCCGTGGGTGCGGTGGTACGAGAGCGCGATCAGGTCGCTGGACGCCTTGGCCGCGGAGTAGGGCGAGTTGGGCGCGAGCGGGTCGGTCTCGGGCCAGGAGCCCTCGTCGATGGAGCCGTAGACCTCGTCGGTGGAGATGTGCACGAAGGTCTTGATGCCCGCCAGGTGCGCGGCGTGGATCAGGGTGTGGGTGCCCACGACGTTCGTACGGACGAATTCGGCGCCGCCGTCGATGGAGCGGTCCACATGGGACTCGGCGGCGAAGTGCACCACCTGGTCGTGCTCGGCCATCAGCTTGGTGACCAGCTCGGTGTCGCAGATGTCGCCCTGCACGAACGCGAAACCGGGATGGTCGCGCACCTCGTCGAGGTTGGCCGGGTTGCCCGCGTAGGTGAGGTTGTCGAGCACCGTGACGGCGATGTCGCCGGGGCCTTCGGGGCCGAGCACCGTACGGACGTAGTGCGAGCCGATGAAGCCGGCGCCGCCGGTCACCAGAATGTTGGTGGTCATGAAGAGATCTGCACCTTGCTGTGGTCGCCGAGCACGAGTCGGTGGGCGGACGGGGAACGGGGGGCGGGGGTCACCTCGACGTCACGGCCGATGAGCGACGCCTCCACGCGGCGGACACCGGCGACGGAGGCGCCCCGCAGAACGATGGAGTACTCGATCTCGCTGTCCACGATCCGACAGTCCTCCGAGACCGAGGTGAACGGGCCGATGTACGCGCCGCTGATCACCGACCGGGCGCCGATGATCACGGGTCCGACGATGCGGCTGCCACTGACCTTGGCGCCCGCCTCGATCCGCACCCGGCCGATGATCTCGCTCTCCTCGTCGACGTCGGCCTCCTCGTGGGACGGCTCGATGGTCTCCAGGACGGTCCGGTTGACCTCCAGCATGTCGGTGACGTTGCCG
This region includes:
- the rfbB gene encoding dTDP-glucose 4,6-dehydratase, whose translation is MTTNILVTGGAGFIGSHYVRTVLGPEGPGDIAVTVLDNLTYAGNPANLDEVRDHPGFAFVQGDICDTELVTKLMAEHDQVVHFAAESHVDRSIDGGAEFVRTNVVGTHTLIHAAHLAGIKTFVHISTDEVYGSIDEGSWPETDPLAPNSPYSAAKASSDLIALSYHRTHGLDVRVTRCSNNYGHHHFPEKVIPLFVTNLLDGKTVPLYGDGANVRDWLHIDDHVQGIELVRTKGRAGEVYNIGGGTELSNKELTGLLLDACGADWDTSVTYVEDRKGHDRRYSVDCTKIREELGYEPRTDFRTGLAQTVQWYRDNRAWWEPLKDRAAL